The genomic region CAAGAAGACCGGTCTTGCCGGAAAGCTGACCTCCTCCATCCTCTGCGCGGCCCTCCTCCTTGTAAGCCCCGGCCCCGCCGCCTACGCAGCCGCAGGACAGATCGCCAGCATCAAGGTCACGGCTCCGGTCGGCGCGTCCATGGGCATGGTCGGCGGCTCCATCAACGCCGCTGCCGCCAACAATCTCAATATCCAGCTCAGCCTGAGCCAGGTCGCGCTCACCGCCCATCTGTCGCCGGGGCAAGCCGCTCCGGTGGTCACGGTCCAGGATCTCGCCGCGCCCCAGGCCCTGGCCCTGGAAAGCCCTATCGCCGTGGCCGAGACCATCGCTTCTCCCGCCGCAGGCCAGCTCCTCGCCGCGCCGGCCGCTGAGCGCGACACCGCCGCCCCGGTCGACGGGCAGACGGCCCTCGTGGAGCAGGCCCAAGCCATCGAGGCCGCTCCCGGCCGCCTGCAGGCTCCGGCCTCGCGCGTCCAGATCGGCATCCTCAAGACCTTGCGCTCGATCTTCTCCTCCGCCAAGGAGGAATCCTCCGTCCCGGTGGCAGGACCAGAAGGCTCGGCAGCAGCCTCAGCCGTCCTCCAGCCCGCCGCTCCCGCGGACCAAGGAGCGATGACCCAGGCGCCGGCGGCCCCCGCCGTCGCGGCGAAAGCCCCGGCCGCCTCCAAGCTCAAGACCATCCTGCGCTGGGCCCTGCCCATACTCGCTGTGACGGCTCTCATCTACAGCATCGACTTCGGGACCAAGGCCCTGGCCGTCAAGTATCTGGTCACCGCTTTCCACGAGTGCGCCTGGCGCGCGCCGCTGCTGGCCGGCATCATCCCCTACATCGGGGTCACGGCCTTCATCGCGCGCAAGTCCCTGCCCAACGACCACAAGGTCTGGCGCTGGTCGGCCAAGCAGCTGGGCAACGGCCGCCTGGGCTTCTACCAGGTCGAGCTCTCCGGCTTCGACACCATGGCCAAGGACCACCCGTCCTTGCGCTGGGCCCTGAAGCTCTACGACCTCTCCATCGCCTTGATGCTGGGCGGCATGCTCGGCAACGGCGTCGACGCCTTCCGCCTGGGCGGAGCGCTCGACTGGATCCCCCTGGGCCGCTCGCTCATGA from Elusimicrobiota bacterium harbors:
- a CDS encoding signal peptidase II; translation: MDKKTGLAGKLTSSILCAALLLVSPGPAAYAAAGQIASIKVTAPVGASMGMVGGSINAAAANNLNIQLSLSQVALTAHLSPGQAAPVVTVQDLAAPQALALESPIAVAETIASPAAGQLLAAPAAERDTAAPVDGQTALVEQAQAIEAAPGRLQAPASRVQIGILKTLRSIFSSAKEESSVPVAGPEGSAAASAVLQPAAPADQGAMTQAPAAPAVAAKAPAASKLKTILRWALPILAVTALIYSIDFGTKALAVKYLVTAFHECAWRAPLLAGIIPYIGVTAFIARKSLPNDHKVWRWSAKQLGNGRLGFYQVELSGFDTMAKDHPSLRWALKLYDLSIALMLGGMLGNGVDAFRLGGALDWIPLGRSLMNFADVALLLGLAFFQLATSFFMKAAKAHHDGTPLHFSTVSFLGLPLLGFFIAWAFGSAATELPLMLAMKSVAFIYIMGFSMLLGISRFLAALGVDRFVKKFVAEQGEKKKA